ATCGTTTGCGGGGCTCTGGCTGCCAACTGGAGCAATTTTCTCCGTTATGTGGGGCTGGTGATGTTTGCCGTGTTCGTCCACAATCTTCTGGCTCTGAATCTGGGTTACTGGTCCGGGCGACTGGCCAGGCTTCCCGAGCGCGATGCACGGGCCACCTGCATCGAAGTGGGAATTCAGAATTCGGCACTGGGACTGGTCCTGGTGTTCAACTTTTTCGACGGCCTGGGCGGCATGGCCATCCTGGTGGCCTGGTGGGGCGTCTGGCACATCATTTCCGGGCTGACCACGGCCTTTATCTTCACCCGGCGGCCACTGCCGGAGGCGGAACAAGGGGACGAAGCGGACTGCCGATTATAAATAGAGGGAGACATAGCAGTGGTTAAGCGATCATTCGACAACAAGGTCGTCGTAATCACCGGAGGGGCCAGCGGTATCGGATTGGCCGTGGCCCGTCGGTTTGCCAAAGCCGGGGCGATCTGCGCCCTGCTGGATATGGATGCAACCCGACTCGAGCAATGCGGGCGCGAATTTGTCGAGGCCGGCTACCCGGTCATGACCCGGCGGTGCGACGTGACCCGGCGCGCCGATTGCGAGGCGGCCATCGAGGCTGTGATCGAGCGTTTTGGCGGCGTGGATGTGCTGTTCAACAATGCCGGCATCACCCAGCGTAGCGCCTTTGTGGAAACCCGTATTGAAGTGTACGAGCGGGTCATGGCGGTCAATTTTTTCGGCGCCCTTTACTGCACCAAGGCCGCTATCCGCAGCCTGATCCGGCGGGGCGGATTGATCATCTCCAATGAAAGCATCGCCGGTCTGGCGCCGCTGCTGGGGCGCACCGGATATGCCGCCAGCAAGCACGCCATGCACGGCCTGTTCACTTCGTTGCGCAGCGAAGTGCGGGACAAGGGCGTTCACGTCATGGTGGTCTGCCCCGGTTTTATCAAAACCAACCTGCAGGACCGGGCGCTGGGGGGCGACGGAGAGGTCACCCGCCATCCCCAGTCCCGCATCGGCCGCCAGGACACACCGGAGCAAGCTGCCGAAGCGATTTTTAGCGGCGCGGAAAGAGAAAAAGACCTGCTGGTGCTCACCGCCATCGGCAAGCTGGGATACTGGGTCAGCCGCCTGGCACCGAAACTTTACGAGCGGCGCATGGCCCGGCAGCTCAAAGCGGAGCTGGAGCGTTGAGCACCCCGGATCGACGCTGTGAGCTGGTCTATGGGTATCAGCACTGCGTGGGCCGGACCCAGTATCACTTCGGGTACGCGGCCGACGAAGAAGCGGCCGATTGCTGGGCCAGAAGAAAAACCCGGGAAAACGGCGGCCGGGTGCGCGTACCGGATGCCGATCCGGTGCGCTGGTGCCCGGTCGGGCACTGCCACATGAAACGCCAGCGGCCCTGGTTCGGATACCTCTCGGCCGACGGCCGGTTGACCATTCGGCCGCCAGCCGATGAATAAGGGTTCGCCCAAAAATTAGTTCGCAGAATTGGCAGCTCAGGCGCCCAGCCGACAAGGCGTGAAAATGAAAGGCATATCAGGGATATGTCGCATTTTCATAAAGCAGGCGGGTGGGATGCATCAGCTTTCAAAATGTGAAGTTATTTTTGCGCGAGCCCTAAATAAAGAAGTTCATCCTCGGAATGGATATTCTGGGTGAGCAACGATCATAGGCAAATAACACAATGGGATTGAAAGAGAGACGCGAAAGGGAAAAAGAGGCCCGCAAGGGGCAGATCCTTACGGCGGCCAGAAGTTTGCTCTTTAAGAAGGGTATTCAAGCCATCAGCATCAACCAGATCGCCCGCAAGGCCGAACTGGGGGTCGGCACGATCTACTTCTACTACCAGAGCAAGGAGGAGATCTTCTACTGGCTGCAGGAAGAGGGTCTGGACATTCTTTTCAAGACCATCGATGCCATCGGACGTGAAGCTATCCAACCGGATGAGAAGCTCCGACGGACCGGCCGCGCTTACCTGCAATTCAGCGATGAACACAAGGACTATTTCGACATCATCAATTATTTTTTGGCCACCCCCACGGTGATTCTGGGTGCTGAAATGAAGCAGCGCATCGACCGTAAAGGCGGCCGCATCCTGGAACTGATCGAAGGGTTTATCCGCGACGGCATCGAAAACGGCCGGTTCCGGTCCGTGGATTCAAAAAAATATGCCGTGATGTTCTGGGGGGCGCTGCACGGATTGACCCAGTTCAAGAAACTGGAGGACACGGTTCTGGAAGGCGAGGAGCATCGCCGTATTTTCGATTATGCGGTAGAGCAGTTGATCGAAGGGCTGAAAATATGACGGCGCCGTAAAAAACCCGATATCGGCGTTACGCGTATCCCTCGTCACTGCGGAGTATAATCAATACGCCTCATTCCTCGGGATACGCAAGCCTTGATCTCGGGCTTTTTACGACGCCGTCTGAAAATGGATTTGTAAGCATTAACCAAACATTCAATACCAGCATTAAGGAGTGAAACCCATGGCAAAGCAGAAAATGACGCCCAGTGAGGCGCTGGTGGAAACCCTGGTGGCTGAAGGCGTGCAAAATGTATTCGGCATCGTCGGCTCGGCCTACATGGATGCGCTGGATCTGTTTCCCGCAGCGGGCATCCGATTCATCCCCGTGGCCCACGAACAGGCGGCCACCCATGCTGCCGACGGCCTGGCCCGGGTAACCGGCAAACCCCAGTGCTGCATCGGCCAGAACGGCCCCGGCGCGGCCAACTTCGTATCGGCCATGGTGGCGGCCTACTGGGCCCATTCGCCCGTTGTGGCCCTGACTCCGGAAACCGGCTCCATGGGGATCGGCACGGGCGGCTTCCAGGAACTGGACCAGATGCCCATGTTCGAACGCCAGACCGTCTACCAGGTTCGGGTAAACCAGCCCCAGCGCATGGCCGAACTGGCCCGGCGCGCGTTCTACATGGCCAAGAATCTCAACGGGCCCACCCAGCTCAACATTCCCCGGGACTTTTTCTACGGCGTCTGTGAAGACGAGATCTACGAGACCCCCGTTATCAACCGGGGCGTCGGCTCCCTGCAGGATCTGGAAAAGGCGGCCGACATCATCGTCAAGGCCAAATACCCGGTGATCGTTTCCGGCGGCGGCGTCTCCCAGGCCGATGCCTTGGATGCGGTCCGTCTGCTGGCCGAATACCTGACGGCGCCGGTGGTCAACTCCTACCTGCACAACGACACCTTTCCCGCCGGTCATGACCTGGCCTGCGGTCCCATCGGGTACTGCGGCAGCAAGGCGGCCATGCGAACCATCGCCAAAGCCGACGTGGTCATCGCCCTGGGCACGCGCCTGGGACCCTTCGGCACGCTGCCCCAGTACGACATCACCTACTGGCCGGACAACGCCAGGCTGATCCAGTGTGACACCAACATCAACGCCCTGGGCTTGTCCAAGCGGGCCGATGTATACAGCTGCGGCGACGTGAAGGAATTTACCACGCTGTTGCTGGCGCGCATCAAAGAGACGGCCCCGGACCGCCAGCCGGATGCCGGGCGCCTGGAAGATGTGCAGCGGGAGAAAAAGACCTGGGACGACGAACTGGACAACTGGAGCGCCAGCGATCAGAGCGCCCCCATGCATCCGCGGCGGTTCCATCAGGAGTGGACCCGCGCTTTGCCGACGAACAGCATCGTCACCACCGACATCGGCAACAACTCGTCCATGATCAACAGCTACCTGAAGTTCGAGGGTGTCCGGCAGCACATTTCTGCGCTTTCCTGGGGCAACTGCGGCTTTGCCTACGGCGCGGCCTTAGGCTGCAAGATCGCTAAGCCCGACGCCCCGGTGATCGCCTTCCAGGGAGACGGGGCCTACGGCATCAGCGGCATTGCCGAGGTGATGACCGCCGTGCGGGAGAACATCCCGGTGATCGCCATCGTGGCCACCAACTACGAATGGGGGGCCGAGAAGAAAAACCAGATCGACTACTACGACAACCGTTTCGTGGGCGCCAACCTGCCGGACAACCCCGATTATGCCAAGGTTGCCGAGGACATGGGCGCGATGGGAATCCGGGTAGACCACCCCGACCAGGTCGGAGACGCCGTAAAGGAAGCCATTGCCTCCAATCGGCCCTGCGTGATCAACGCTATCGTTCAGGGCGGAGAAGAAGTGCTGGCCGAGCCGTTCCGGCGGGATGCGTTGAATATGCCGGTGAGGTATTTGGAGAAGTACAGCCACTTGAACGCCAAATAGTGTTCATCCACAAGCGGCATCTTTCGGTCCCTGGCGGCGTACTCGCTCGTCGGCAATCCTCAAAATAGGCCTACTATTCACCCCAGGGGCGCTTCCTTCGGGGCGCCTCCGGTTGCCAACACGTTCGAGCCTTGCCAGGAACCGAAATCTACCACTTGTGAACGAACACGCAAAGCACGAGTTAGGCTCAAAGGGATTGAAGGATTCCGGAATTGGTTGAAATGGAAATCCTTCAATCTCTCAAGTCTTCAATCCCCTAATTCCCCAATTCCTCAATTCGGAATTCCTATCCAGTCTTCTCTTGACAGGGTGTGCCGATCAGGCTACACACTTGTGTGCATTTGCCCATTATTAGATCCATGTCTTTTTTTTAACGTCACATCCAAGGGGGGAAGATGAGTACGATTGATCTCAGAGAAGTGGATCGGGTCGAAATTCTGACGCTGCAGGACAATACCATCGATTTGACCCAGCAGGACAACAGCGCGGTGATTCAGCGGGCCATGCCGCTGGTGGGGCTGGAGGTAAAAAACAGCATTCTGGCGGAGCACGGCTTCTCCTCTCTGGTAACGGTGACCGAAGGGGAGGCGGCCCGCTGCATGCTCTTCGACTTCGGTTTCTCGGAGCATGGGGCTGCGTTCAACGCCGACGCCCTGGGGGCGGATCTCACCCGGGTCGAGTCCATGGCGTTGTCCCACGGCCATCTGGACCACGTCGGCGGCATCCAGGAGTTGGTGAAGCGCACCGGCAAGACCGATATTCCCCTGGTGCTGCATCCGGCAGCCTTCAGGAATCCGCGTTTTATGAAGATTTCCGATGACTTCAAACTCATTTTCCCTGCCTTTACCCGTGAGAAGGCCGAGGCGGCCGGGGCGGCCGTGGTGGATACCGAGCAGCCCTATGCGTTGCTTGACCATGCCGCAGCTTTTCTGGGGCAGATTCCCCGGACGACGGCCTTTGAAAAAGGGGCACCCAACCTGTACTGTGAAATCGACGGCCAGGAACAGCCGGATCCCTTTGACGACGATTCGGCCGTCGTTTTCAACGTCAAGGGCAAAGGGTTGGTCGTGCTTTCCGGATGCGCCCACTCCGGTATCGTCAATACCGTCGCCTATGCCAAAGAGGCGACCGGCGTGGATAAGGTCATGGCCGTCATGGGCGGATTTCATCTTTCCGGCATGGATGTGGAGACGGTGATCCAGCCGACCATCGATGCACTGAAGGCCTTTAACCCGGACTATATCGTTCCCACCCACTGCACCGGCCGGCTGGCCATTCAACTGATCGAAAAAGAGATGCCGGACAGTTTCATTTTGAATATGTCCGGCACTCGGTTGACGTTCAGCGCTTAATTCCGCATATCCGAAAAAGAAAAGTGGGCCGTGCAGCTTGCACCGGCCCACTTTTTCGTTGTATCGTTCATCATCAACCATTACGCCGGTGGCGGTCGAACGCGGATGAATGCGACCGGGCGGGCAAGCCGGCAGAATGAGGAAGCACTCGATGGTAAGGAGGATTATGCTAAAACGTGCAAAATGGATCATAGCGGTCATGCTCATCCTGGCGCCGGCCGGATTGCAGGCGGCATTCGAATACGAGAGCATTCTCAAGGACGATGTCGGCGGGGCCGTCTTGGACGTGGCCGCCGATCCGGACGCCGATCTGGTCTTTCTCCTCACTCCCGAGGCGGTCCTGATTTACTCGATCAAGGATAAGGCCGTTTTGGACCGCATTATCCTGGACGAACGATTCGACCGGATTGCCTATCAGCCCGACGACCGCCTGGTGCTCACTGCGGCGGATCCGGATCGGACCCATTTGTTCAGGAGGTTAACGCAGTTTTTAGGGCTCACCGCGGCAAATCCGTCCCGGATCAACATCGTCCAATTCAGCCGGATTTTCGCCATCGACCTGACGGGAAGGGCGGTCAAGGGGCCGAAGGATGCCGGCGTCACCCTGGTGGTCTTCGACGATTACCAGTGCCCGTACTGCGCTCGCCTGGAACGCTTTTCCCATCAGTTGCTGGAAATCTACCCCGACGACCTCAACTATGCGATCAAACATTTCCCGCTTTCCAGCCACCCGCTTGCCAATCAGGGGGCCGCAGCAGCCCTGGCCGCGGGCAACCAGGGAAAATTCTGGGAGTTTCACAGCCTGCTGCTGGAAAATCACGATCAGCTCAGTGAAGAGAAAATCACGGAAATTGCTACCGGCCTGAATTTGGATATGGAGAAATTCAACCGGGATCGGGCCTCGGAACCGATCCGTAAGATCATCG
This window of the uncultured Desulfosarcina sp. genome carries:
- a CDS encoding TetR/AcrR family transcriptional regulator; its protein translation is MGLKERREREKEARKGQILTAARSLLFKKGIQAISINQIARKAELGVGTIYFYYQSKEEIFYWLQEEGLDILFKTIDAIGREAIQPDEKLRRTGRAYLQFSDEHKDYFDIINYFLATPTVILGAEMKQRIDRKGGRILELIEGFIRDGIENGRFRSVDSKKYAVMFWGALHGLTQFKKLEDTVLEGEEHRRIFDYAVEQLIEGLKI
- a CDS encoding SDR family oxidoreductase: MVKRSFDNKVVVITGGASGIGLAVARRFAKAGAICALLDMDATRLEQCGREFVEAGYPVMTRRCDVTRRADCEAAIEAVIERFGGVDVLFNNAGITQRSAFVETRIEVYERVMAVNFFGALYCTKAAIRSLIRRGGLIISNESIAGLAPLLGRTGYAASKHAMHGLFTSLRSEVRDKGVHVMVVCPGFIKTNLQDRALGGDGEVTRHPQSRIGRQDTPEQAAEAIFSGAEREKDLLVLTAIGKLGYWVSRLAPKLYERRMARQLKAELER
- a CDS encoding MBL fold metallo-hydrolase, encoding MSTIDLREVDRVEILTLQDNTIDLTQQDNSAVIQRAMPLVGLEVKNSILAEHGFSSLVTVTEGEAARCMLFDFGFSEHGAAFNADALGADLTRVESMALSHGHLDHVGGIQELVKRTGKTDIPLVLHPAAFRNPRFMKISDDFKLIFPAFTREKAEAAGAAVVDTEQPYALLDHAAAFLGQIPRTTAFEKGAPNLYCEIDGQEQPDPFDDDSAVVFNVKGKGLVVLSGCAHSGIVNTVAYAKEATGVDKVMAVMGGFHLSGMDVETVIQPTIDALKAFNPDYIVPTHCTGRLAIQLIEKEMPDSFILNMSGTRLTFSA
- the xsc gene encoding sulfoacetaldehyde acetyltransferase — protein: MAKQKMTPSEALVETLVAEGVQNVFGIVGSAYMDALDLFPAAGIRFIPVAHEQAATHAADGLARVTGKPQCCIGQNGPGAANFVSAMVAAYWAHSPVVALTPETGSMGIGTGGFQELDQMPMFERQTVYQVRVNQPQRMAELARRAFYMAKNLNGPTQLNIPRDFFYGVCEDEIYETPVINRGVGSLQDLEKAADIIVKAKYPVIVSGGGVSQADALDAVRLLAEYLTAPVVNSYLHNDTFPAGHDLACGPIGYCGSKAAMRTIAKADVVIALGTRLGPFGTLPQYDITYWPDNARLIQCDTNINALGLSKRADVYSCGDVKEFTTLLLARIKETAPDRQPDAGRLEDVQREKKTWDDELDNWSASDQSAPMHPRRFHQEWTRALPTNSIVTTDIGNNSSMINSYLKFEGVRQHISALSWGNCGFAYGAALGCKIAKPDAPVIAFQGDGAYGISGIAEVMTAVRENIPVIAIVATNYEWGAEKKNQIDYYDNRFVGANLPDNPDYAKVAEDMGAMGIRVDHPDQVGDAVKEAIASNRPCVINAIVQGGEEVLAEPFRRDALNMPVRYLEKYSHLNAK
- a CDS encoding thioredoxin domain-containing protein, coding for MLKRAKWIIAVMLILAPAGLQAAFEYESILKDDVGGAVLDVAADPDADLVFLLTPEAVLIYSIKDKAVLDRIILDERFDRIAYQPDDRLVLTAADPDRTHLFRRLTQFLGLTAANPSRINIVQFSRIFAIDLTGRAVKGPKDAGVTLVVFDDYQCPYCARLERFSHQLLEIYPDDLNYAIKHFPLSSHPLANQGAAAALAAGNQGKFWEFHSLLLENHDQLSEEKITEIATGLNLDMEKFNRDRASEPIRKIIAEDVANGQQVGVTGTPSVFMNGKRIENRQIGNLPALIQQELEKKAKP